Within Desulfofalx alkaliphila DSM 12257, the genomic segment TTGTTTCAATCCACGCACCCGTGTGGGGTGCGACAGTATCCGCAAAAAAAATATATACATCAATGGGTAGATATATATAATTCGCGAACATACAAAAGCAAACTTAAAAAAACAGTACTTCTGGCTCTAAAACACTTAAAGGGCTTGTCAAACCAGGGGTTGCGAATCCCTTAGGCAAAACATGTTCGCTTTAGGTTCGCAACACTTAAATAATCAATACTCCTTCCGGATCATATGAAGTTTTAGCCCCAAAATGTTCCACACGTCTTTTCCAGTTTTTACCTAAGTAATAGTACCTCAAACTGTCGGTTGAGCCGTCTGCAATTTTTTCTAGTTTGTGCCTTAGTTCAGAAAATTGTGCGGGGTCTAATAAACACTCGAAAACAGAGTTTTGTACCCTTTGGCACTTATTAACACATTCTTTGGCAATTAGCCTTAGTCGCTTTTTACCGGCATCAGTTTCGGTATTAACATCATAAGTTATTAAAACCATCATAATAACATCACCTACTTCCATAAAAATGGAGGGTAAGCATCCAGATCACCCCTTAAATGCCTTGCCAGCAGTAACGATTGCACATATGGCAATAAGCCCAGGCTTATTTTTTCATTTAAAAATGGATGCGTTATTTTCTCTTGTTTTCGTTTTTGCCAAGCCATTAAAACATTCTTTCTTGTATCCGCATCCATCATTACCCCTCCGCTTTCCCTAACAGTAAATCCTTTGCCGGTGATTTGTTTCCTGTTAATTAAAGAAAGCACCAATCTATCCACAAAAAATGCTCTAAATTCTTCCATAATATCTAAGGCAAGGGATGGTCTCCCGGGCCTTTCCCTATGCAAAAAACCAACATATGGATCCAGTCCTACAGTTTCTAAGGCCGATTGTACATCATGGGCCAGCAGTGTATACAGAAAAGAGAGCAGTGCATTTAAGTTATCTTTAGGCGGCCTTTTATTTCTACCACGCATATAAAAGCTGTCCTTTGAATGTAAAATCAGTTCATCAAAAACCTCGAAGTATATTTTAGCACAATCGCCTTCAATACCCCTTATTTCCTCTAAGCTACTGCAGTTTTGCAATTGCACCGTGGAATTTTTAATGTATGTGGATGCCTTCTTTAAAGCATTAACATCCACCTGCCCTGGGTGATCCCGAATGGCCCTTTCAATTACCACCCTTGAATTATTTAGTTTAGCAATAATACAATTTATCGCTATTGGCACACAATCCGCTTCACTGTCTGACACACGAAACTGTTTTTTCCTTAGCAAAACATTACCATATACACCGCCGGAAACCCGTGCCAAAAACCTCCCGTAAGGGCTGACAAAACATAAGCCCACACCGTTTTTAGCACAAAAACCCATTAATGCAGGACTGGCACCTAAAAACCCAAAACAAACAATACTTTCGATGGTGTGTATTGGTAAGCGAAACTTTTCTTTGCCTTCGATTAAGACAACAACGTTTTCACCGTCCAAAGATAAATATGCCTCCGGCGTAGTAACATATAAAACATTTAATAATTTTTTCATTGCTATTCACGCCCCAAATACCTTTTTATATAACTGTTAACACCGGCTTGTTTCGTGCCTAGCTTAGGTAGACAAACATTAACAAGCGAGCATGATTTACAGCCTTTGTTATTTGTTAGGGGTTTGGGCGTAATTTGTTTGTTAAAAACACTGTGCATTTGTTCAGCAAGCCTTACCACTTCATCTCTAAGTTGCTTACCAAACACTATTTTTGTCCGGTGCTTTGTTTTTCCGTAGAAAAGGTATCCATACTCGATGGTGGTGCTAAGCATCTCTTCAAGGCAAATTGCCTGGGCGCAAAGCTGCACCTGGTCAATAATATCTTTTTTGGGTTTTCCTTTCTTGTACTCCACGGGAATAGGACGCCATTTTCCTTGGCGCCCATTAAGTGTTATACCTTTTTTCTCATCGGCATAAAATTCTACAAGGTCGGCCACACCAAAAAAACCAAGCTCATACGAAGAAATGGGCACCGAGCGTGCTGTTAAAACCCCTCCCCTGGATTCAAAAAAATCGGGATTATCGACACGTTCATGTAATTGCTTACCTTCAACGGTATGCAAGTTTTCAATCCATTGTTTTTCAATGTGTATCAAAGCCCATTGTCTTGGACAGTAGGCAAAGTGTTGAATACCAGACAAAGCCAGAAGGTCTTCATCTTTATATTTATAAATCATAATTTTTCTATTACCGTCACACCCTCAGGCACCTTTGACATGTCAATATCAACAATATAATCGCTGTAGCTACGGGCCGGCCTTTCGCTGTCTTTTCTCTTTACATTTATTAACTCAAACAATTTGTGTGCGGGAGCATTGCCAAGCTCACTGTCATGCTTAAATACAATTAACTTGCGCACGGCCATTTTTCCCCTTGCCGCCGAATGGTCATGTTCAAACATGTTGATGATAGATTCCCACAATAGGTCTAAATCGTCCTCTGAAAAACCGGTTGTCTTTTTAGCCAGGTTTGCAGAAACATAACCCTCAGTTCTATATAAGGCGTAAGGAATAATATGTTTTCTGCCCATTTCGGTTGTTTTGCTTTCAGCGTCTTTTTCAGTGGTTACCGCCATGCGGGTGATTGTTATTTCCTGGGGTACAATTGGATCTATACTCCTGGCAAAATTAATTTGCACCGGCCCCCTAACTTGTCCGCAATTAACCTTAGTGGTCATAACTGCACCAAAGGTGCGCACATCAAAAAAGTTTTTACACATGAAGTCCCTAAGGGAGTCACGGTTTTGTTTTGCCGCTTTTTCATCCTTTGGGTCAATGCCTAATCCAATATAGGCTGTTTCATGCTGTTTGTTAAGCACTGCACCCTCTTTAACATAGATTTTATAACCCTCACAATCTTCCTTTACAATTTCAACGTAGTTTCTGATCTTTCTTTTAAGGCATACATCAGTTACAATGCCGTAACCGGTTTCAGCATCAATTCTTGGCATATTTCCTGCGTCGGGGTCGCCATTGGGGTTGCCGTTCTCAACATCAAATAAAATTACAAACTCATAACGATTTTTAATAACCTCACTCACTTTATAATCCCTCCATTTTTAAAGTATCTTTTTTAATTATCAGATTTCTGAAATAAAGCTACCCTTTGATGGTAATATCCCAGTATAAATGTTCCTTGCTGCTCCAGTGTTAAATGAGACGGGAAATTGGTGATTTTAACCATAATGGACTCAATTCTTCTCTCAATTGCATAACCGTAGTCCGATTTTGATATGTGGTGCTGCGCAAGCTTTAATAGTATTGGAAATACAGCCCCGGGGGTTGCGCAGGCAGAGGCGAAATAGCGGTCTTTTATAGTAGCATTTATGCCTGGGTTAGCATCCTGTTGTGCTTTCTCTAACACAGCAAAGAGCCGCCCCAGTAAGTACCCGGTATTGTCTGAATGCTCGTTTAAACTCACCGTTAAAACCTCCTCTAACTTTTTATTTTTATATAGTCTGGCATTTCTTAGCAGGTAGGCTTTGATTATGGCCACCCTAACATAATTCACCCGCTGAATATTTTTGTCTTTGTCATCCATATCGGTTCTTACTCTGATCATGACAGCATTAAAAAGTGATGCCGGGTATGGAGCTCCACTTATAATAGAACGCATTACAGCACCGGCCAAAAGGGGTGGGGCATCCCTGTTGGTGCTCTTTGGTGAAATTGTTTCATTAAGCATCATCCAGATAGGAATGTTGCTGGGCCGGTTGTCAAAATCCTTTACTATTTCCATATCTTTGTAATGCTGTGCAATTTTTTCTGTAAACCCACCAAAACTGTCGGAATGAAAAAACCTGATTGAGATGCGGCTTGCGTTGGGTGATAAACCAAGAATGTGGAACTTGGTTTTTGGGTCAATTTTTCCGTCCAAATCATTTATCCTCTGGCCGGATTTTGCTTTTGTTAATACATCATTAACTAACTGTTCAATATGAGCGTCGCGCTTGTATTCATTACTGCCTTTCTTTCCTTCTTGGGTAATTGTAGGATTAAACAGTTCTGCTGCTAAATCTGTATATATTTCTTCAGGGCTTGCGGCCCAGAATACCGTGGTTGCATCGCCCACTTGAATCTTTTGTTTTTGACTTGAGAGCATATGATTTAACACTGTGGTATAAGCAAAGGCAGTTTTTTTACCCACAGGAGAATTATAGCTTTGTTTTTTTCCGTATGATTCATAGGACGGTGCATTAAAAGATACTATTGATGCACCACTTGATTGCGCTTTTTTTACGTTTTTTATAACCGGATGCAACTTTGCTATTGCTGTATTGGTACCTGTTACAAGGCATTGTCCAAATATATCATCCTCATCTTTTGAGTTATAATCTTCCCACAGTTTTTTAATCTCTTCATCATTGTGCAAGTAGCCCGTTGTTCCATCCAATCTAAATACTAAATTGCTGCCCTTCAATATTTCTTCCAAATAATCTTTCAAGGCAGGATGCTGTTTTGATTTATCCACCTTCCATTTATCTAAAAAAGCCAACACTGCTTTGGCGGCTTGTCCTCTTGCTGCACCTAAAATTTCATGATGTAATTTCTTAAATGCTTCAAAAGCATTCTTTGACCGCTTGGGCTTACCTTTGTTGTCAATGCCTAAAACATATGTGCTGTTATCGCACATAAAGTTTGGTGCAATACCTGATGACCGAAGCTTTTGCTCCGGCACTGTCAATACTCGTAAAAATAGTTTAGTTTTTTTACCCACCTGTTCTTCCACATGCAATGGGATAACATCAAGCAAGTCACCCTCTGCAGAAATGTTAAGGGCAAAACCAACCTTGGCATTGCTATAACCATAGGGCGGTACCCCGCTTCTTTCATCCCGGGCCAGTATTTCGTAATACTTAGCTAACTCATTGATGATCATTGGTTTCTATCACCTCGCTTTCAATAAGTTATTAACATCGATGATGCCGTCTTTCATAATTGCCCTATAAAATATTGGTGTCATATCGTTTTCAAAGTCAATATCCCATAGCATCCAGCCTAAATCCATTTCACCGCTGTATATGCTGGTTGGAATTTCATTTTCAATCAACTCAAAGTTTGCCGCAAATTCCCTTGTTCCCAAGCATGGTTGATGATAACATTGACCTTTTCGCATCCGTCTAAGGGCAACATTATAATGTTTTGCCGGCGTATCCCCCGGCCCGGCCTGATTAGTCATTTCAAAATGGGCCTCAATAACATACTGTACATCCTTTAACACCAAGGCTGCCCTCTGCTGTCTAATTTCTGAAGCCACCTGAAATAATTCTGGGTTATTACCATTCATTGCTTTTTTCACGTTAGTATCGGAAATTTTCTGGCTAACTTCATTTCGCCTTACATTGGTGAATCTTATTTCGTTGATCACATGGATTTTGTCAATAACCCATTTTATTGCCGGTTTCCAATAAATCGCTTCAATAATGCCCCTGGCCGCTGACGGGGTGATAACATCATAGCTTACCCGTTCCACTTTCATCTCAGGCCTGGTAAAACAAGCATAGTCCCCAAACACCTTTAACTTAAATCCATACCCCACCTAACATCCTCCTTTCCCTTAAATAAAAATACCTTCGCCATAGGTATCCTTCGGAATGATAAGACCTGTCCTTTTATCATAATTGTTTTCAAAATTATCAAGCACAACAAAACCATTGTTGACAGTTTTTAAGGCAGCATGTTTTAGCAGTGCTTTATATTCATTTTCATAAACCGATATGGTATACGGTTGCAATTTCCTTGCTAGGCTGCGGGGATAGGGGCTGTATTTTGCCTCTTCCATTAACTTCCTTGCATCTGCGTTGTAAGGTATTATAATGGAGTAAGTGCTGCTTTCTATCAGTTTGAACCTTTCTGCCGCTGTTTTAAAATCGAATTCTAACTGAGAACTCCTTTCCTCAAAACACTTAATAATTTTTTCTTTATCTAAGGCTTCGTCGCCCTTAACGTCATATAACATTTTAAAATAGTAATCTATGGCATCTAAAGAAATGGGGTCCTCGTATCTTCTAAACACCATATCTGCCACCTTTGCAGTTGTTTCCAAATAGCCCCTTATTTTTGCATATTCTGAAACCGGTTTAAATACATAAACAATACCTGTGGATAAATAGCCCTCCCGGTTACACCTGCCGGCAGATTGAACTATGGAATCAATGCCTGCAACCGAGCGATATACCACCGGAAAGTCAACATCTACCCCGGCCTCAATCAGTTGTGTGGACACCACCTTGCAGGCTTGTTTATTTCTTAATCGCTGTCTTATTTCCGAAAGGGTTTCTTGTCTGTGAACAGGGCACATCAAGGTGCTTAAATGAAATGTGTTATCTATTAACTTGTCGTAAATCTCTTTGGCGTGTTTTCGGGTGTTTACAATACAAAGCACCCGGTCTAATTCCTTTAATTCATCTGCCAATGTATCGTCATCAATCTCGCCTTTTTTTACCACCCTCACTTTTTTAAAATCTTCATACAGTTGTCTGGGATCATCCATTATTTCCCTAGCTTTTATGCATGAAGGCAGCAGCCCTTTTATTGCCGGTTGTGTTGCTGTGCAAAGCACAGCCGTTGATCGGTAATTATGCACAAGCTCTGATATAGCCAGCAGGCATGGTTTTAGGTATTCAACAGGTAACATCTGTGCTTCGTCAAATATAATAACGCTTTTGGCCAGGTTGTGTATCTTTCTGCATTTAGAGCTTTTGTTTGAAAATAAAGATTCAAAAAATTGCACATTGGTGGTTACCACAATGGGAATATCCCAATTCTCCGCTGCCAGCTTCAATTTTTCGTTAATGGCTTGTATATCTTCAGAATCTTTATTATCAAATTGATAATTACTGTGGTGTTCTAAAATGTTGTTGTCCCCTAAAACTTTTTTAAACACCGCTGCATTTTGTTCTATAATGCTGGTATAGGGTATTACATAAATTATTCTTTTGAGATTATTGATTACAGCGTGATTCAGTGCAAAGGCAAGGGATGAAAGGGTTTTCCCTCCCCCGGTGGGAACAGTAAGTGTAAATAACCCGGTGGGTGATTTAGCCATCCCTAAGCATCGCTGCAAAATTTCTTGGCGCCTGGTATTTATTTTTGTTTTATCAGCCTTAAATCCGGTTAAAAACTGATTGAAAGTATTATTCAATTGAGGTATGGAGGCGTTGTTTCCCCTAGGTTTTAATGTATCTGACATATAGCTCTCAGTGTCAATATAATCAGCATCCACTAAGCAGGAGTAAATCATTCTGATGAAAAAGGATATTGTAAAGCCTCTGTAATTATCAATTGGTTTGATTGGCAAGTTAAGAAAGGTTTTTTCAGTGGGTAAATCCAGCTCAGTTTTATAGGCACTATAATCCTCAAGGTCTTCGCCTACTTTTTTGCGGAGTCTTGCCATTAAAGTTCCTTCGGTGGACGCCGCAGTGCCATAGTCGGGCAAGCCGCTGTGGTGCCCGGCTATGCAGTAGGCCAGCAGTTTACCATATAACTCCCCATATAAATTTATGGCCTCTTGGGCCCCCGCGGTAGAATGGTCAACGTATAAAGAAGCCCCTCGTAGTTTTTGTTGAAATCTTTCTGAATACTTTCCTAAATCATGCAGCAACCCCGATATAAAGCCAAACCCTTGGGCATTGAATTCTGCAGCATATTTCCCTGCCAAGTGAGCAGTTTTCTCTAAATGCTCAACCATTGTTTGCCAGGCCTTTTCAGGGTTTTCAGTGGAGTGGGCATAATATTTCATAGGTACTATTCCCCCAAAGCTACACACCTTTTTTCTTACAGTAACTACTATAATTCTCTTGAATTCTCCGCTATCCTCCTAAATATTTCCTTTTAATTTCGACAAAAAATACAGCTGCCGGCTTTAGTTTAAATTAATGGGCATAGAAAAAAGCCCTGAAAGCAAAATGCTTCAGGGCTCTTTTTAAGCTTATCTAATTATAGAGTTTATTGAAGAGGTCTGTGCTGTAATCCCTAATGTCAGAAATATTGAGCATACGGTACTTAGATTTTATTTCACTAAAGTATTTAGCGATTAGTTCTTTATCTATTATTCTGTTTGAACCCTCATTAGCTTTTAAACCCTCCCTAGCAGCTCGCCATGGTTCCTCTGCATGGGTCATTTTTTCTAAAACCTTACCGCTATAGCAGCCAAAATTTCTAATAATGCTATCCAGAAGTTCTTTTTCTTCAGTGGTCAGTTTTATCTCCCCGTATTCATAACCCTTATCTTCAATGGGATTATAACCGTGGTCTTTGTACTTATAATAAACACTTCTGAATACAGGGCCATGCACCCAGGCTTCACAGTCGTCCTCAAATAAATACTCCCCGGTAAAAGCCCGATAAAACCCCTGGGCATAGTACAATTGCTTTTGTAGGGCTAAGGGTGTTATATCGGCAGAGTTAGATAGCAGATACCTTACCACATAATCAATTTTTTCTTCCGGTTCACAAATAGTATTTCCCGCCAATTCATCCTTTTCCAAAGCACCAATTATCCGTCTGTATGCCACATCTGTAATCCGATCCTTATTCTGCTCCAATATTTCCCTCATATAGTTTGGGTCCCTAAGAACCCTTTTTAATGTATCAGAGTATTGTTTTGTCGGGATGTCCCCATCTAGGTATCTGGTAAGGGTACCTTCCCCCCAACCTAATAATAGGGACAGGGGTCTTTTGCCCACATCATATTTCTCTAATATGAGTTCAATTTCCGCAACAGTAATCAACCCTTCCATTTCCCTATAAGCCTTATCCAACATGCTTAAATTATGATCCCGTATATCGGCCACAAAGATTTCACTGCCACAGTCTTTGCAGTACGCCTCTTTACCCATGTATTCAACCTTATTGCCTTTGATAATCTTTTCTTTTGGTTCATCTCTGACAGTGTATTCAGCCAGCTCATGGCAGTTCTCACAAAAGGCTAACATTAGGTTTCCCCCCCTTAACCATTGGTATAAATCTCATAATCAAACAATTTATTTAAACAGATATTTAATGGGCTTATTTCTCCTATGAAAAGAAACCACCACGGTATAATCATCTCCGCTTTTTGTCTGGGTCATATTAATTTTAATATATATATCAACAGTCTCCAGCTCGCCCCAGTAATCAAGTTCTTGGGATTTGCAGAATATGTAAAGCTTTTCATGGGCAAATTCTTCCTTCTGATTATCAACGGCATAGCAAAAATCATCATATTGAATTCCTAATAATATTTCCCTTTCCTTTTTTGTATTGATTCTATAATCCTCTATAAACTCCATGTTTTCCCGTCTTTTTCGCCCTTTGGCAATGGTATACTTTCCGTCTAATATTGCTTTTCTGAACCTAGTAAGGTACTCTTTTATTTCATCGGGGGTAAAATCCGTATATTTACCGGCTTTCCTTGTGGTGGAGCTCAAATCCCTATCACCCCTATTCTTCTATTATATAAAATTGTATACTAAATATACCTATAACACAAGAATAAACGTATCAATTGATACCTTATGTTTGTTTTTTCGTATCAAAAAGCAGGGTGCTTGATTGGCACCCTGCTTTTTTACCTACCCTTCTTCAGTTTCAGTACTTTCCTCTTCTTCGTTTGCAGTTACTTCTTCTACATCCTCTTCATTGTTTTCTTCCTCACCTGATTGGTCTTGGCCGTCATCTAAGTTATCATTTTCGTTTCCGGTTTCATCATTATTTTCATCAACTGCATCTTCTTCAACTACTTCTTCCTCAACCGGCTCTTCTGCAACCACCTCATTAACTGTCACAGCAAAGTCTTTACTGGTCAGCAGCTCCTGACCTTCTACAGCAACAATGCTGATGGTTACAGTGTATTCAC encodes:
- the cas2 gene encoding CRISPR-associated endonuclease Cas2 gives rise to the protein MMVLITYDVNTETDAGKKRLRLIAKECVNKCQRVQNSVFECLLDPAQFSELRHKLEKIADGSTDSLRYYYLGKNWKRRVEHFGAKTSYDPEGVLII
- the cas1c gene encoding type I-C CRISPR-associated endonuclease Cas1c, which translates into the protein MKKLLNVLYVTTPEAYLSLDGENVVVLIEGKEKFRLPIHTIESIVCFGFLGASPALMGFCAKNGVGLCFVSPYGRFLARVSGGVYGNVLLRKKQFRVSDSEADCVPIAINCIIAKLNNSRVVIERAIRDHPGQVDVNALKKASTYIKNSTVQLQNCSSLEEIRGIEGDCAKIYFEVFDELILHSKDSFYMRGRNKRPPKDNLNALLSFLYTLLAHDVQSALETVGLDPYVGFLHRERPGRPSLALDIMEEFRAFFVDRLVLSLINRKQITGKGFTVRESGGVMMDADTRKNVLMAWQKRKQEKITHPFLNEKISLGLLPYVQSLLLARHLRGDLDAYPPFLWK
- the cas4 gene encoding CRISPR-associated protein Cas4, translated to MIYKYKDEDLLALSGIQHFAYCPRQWALIHIEKQWIENLHTVEGKQLHERVDNPDFFESRGGVLTARSVPISSYELGFFGVADLVEFYADEKKGITLNGRQGKWRPIPVEYKKGKPKKDIIDQVQLCAQAICLEEMLSTTIEYGYLFYGKTKHRTKIVFGKQLRDEVVRLAEQMHSVFNKQITPKPLTNNKGCKSCSLVNVCLPKLGTKQAGVNSYIKRYLGRE
- the cas7c gene encoding type I-C CRISPR-associated protein Cas7/Csd2 translates to MSEVIKNRYEFVILFDVENGNPNGDPDAGNMPRIDAETGYGIVTDVCLKRKIRNYVEIVKEDCEGYKIYVKEGAVLNKQHETAYIGLGIDPKDEKAAKQNRDSLRDFMCKNFFDVRTFGAVMTTKVNCGQVRGPVQINFARSIDPIVPQEITITRMAVTTEKDAESKTTEMGRKHIIPYALYRTEGYVSANLAKKTTGFSEDDLDLLWESIINMFEHDHSAARGKMAVRKLIVFKHDSELGNAPAHKLFELINVKRKDSERPARSYSDYIVDIDMSKVPEGVTVIEKL
- the cas8c gene encoding type I-C CRISPR-associated protein Cas8c/Csd1, with product MIINELAKYYEILARDERSGVPPYGYSNAKVGFALNISAEGDLLDVIPLHVEEQVGKKTKLFLRVLTVPEQKLRSSGIAPNFMCDNSTYVLGIDNKGKPKRSKNAFEAFKKLHHEILGAARGQAAKAVLAFLDKWKVDKSKQHPALKDYLEEILKGSNLVFRLDGTTGYLHNDEEIKKLWEDYNSKDEDDIFGQCLVTGTNTAIAKLHPVIKNVKKAQSSGASIVSFNAPSYESYGKKQSYNSPVGKKTAFAYTTVLNHMLSSQKQKIQVGDATTVFWAASPEEIYTDLAAELFNPTITQEGKKGSNEYKRDAHIEQLVNDVLTKAKSGQRINDLDGKIDPKTKFHILGLSPNASRISIRFFHSDSFGGFTEKIAQHYKDMEIVKDFDNRPSNIPIWMMLNETISPKSTNRDAPPLLAGAVMRSIISGAPYPASLFNAVMIRVRTDMDDKDKNIQRVNYVRVAIIKAYLLRNARLYKNKKLEEVLTVSLNEHSDNTGYLLGRLFAVLEKAQQDANPGINATIKDRYFASACATPGAVFPILLKLAQHHISKSDYGYAIERRIESIMVKITNFPSHLTLEQQGTFILGYYHQRVALFQKSDN
- the cas5c gene encoding type I-C CRISPR-associated protein Cas5c, which translates into the protein MGYGFKLKVFGDYACFTRPEMKVERVSYDVITPSAARGIIEAIYWKPAIKWVIDKIHVINEIRFTNVRRNEVSQKISDTNVKKAMNGNNPELFQVASEIRQQRAALVLKDVQYVIEAHFEMTNQAGPGDTPAKHYNVALRRMRKGQCYHQPCLGTREFAANFELIENEIPTSIYSGEMDLGWMLWDIDFENDMTPIFYRAIMKDGIIDVNNLLKAR
- a CDS encoding CRISPR-associated helicase/endonuclease Cas3, with translation MKYYAHSTENPEKAWQTMVEHLEKTAHLAGKYAAEFNAQGFGFISGLLHDLGKYSERFQQKLRGASLYVDHSTAGAQEAINLYGELYGKLLAYCIAGHHSGLPDYGTAASTEGTLMARLRKKVGEDLEDYSAYKTELDLPTEKTFLNLPIKPIDNYRGFTISFFIRMIYSCLVDADYIDTESYMSDTLKPRGNNASIPQLNNTFNQFLTGFKADKTKINTRRQEILQRCLGMAKSPTGLFTLTVPTGGGKTLSSLAFALNHAVINNLKRIIYVIPYTSIIEQNAAVFKKVLGDNNILEHHSNYQFDNKDSEDIQAINEKLKLAAENWDIPIVVTTNVQFFESLFSNKSSKCRKIHNLAKSVIIFDEAQMLPVEYLKPCLLAISELVHNYRSTAVLCTATQPAIKGLLPSCIKAREIMDDPRQLYEDFKKVRVVKKGEIDDDTLADELKELDRVLCIVNTRKHAKEIYDKLIDNTFHLSTLMCPVHRQETLSEIRQRLRNKQACKVVSTQLIEAGVDVDFPVVYRSVAGIDSIVQSAGRCNREGYLSTGIVYVFKPVSEYAKIRGYLETTAKVADMVFRRYEDPISLDAIDYYFKMLYDVKGDEALDKEKIIKCFEERSSQLEFDFKTAAERFKLIESSTYSIIIPYNADARKLMEEAKYSPYPRSLARKLQPYTISVYENEYKALLKHAALKTVNNGFVVLDNFENNYDKRTGLIIPKDTYGEGIFI
- a CDS encoding type II TA system antitoxin MqsA family protein; the encoded protein is MLAFCENCHELAEYTVRDEPKEKIIKGNKVEYMGKEAYCKDCGSEIFVADIRDHNLSMLDKAYREMEGLITVAEIELILEKYDVGKRPLSLLLGWGEGTLTRYLDGDIPTKQYSDTLKRVLRDPNYMREILEQNKDRITDVAYRRIIGALEKDELAGNTICEPEEKIDYVVRYLLSNSADITPLALQKQLYYAQGFYRAFTGEYLFEDDCEAWVHGPVFRSVYYKYKDHGYNPIEDKGYEYGEIKLTTEEKELLDSIIRNFGCYSGKVLEKMTHAEEPWRAAREGLKANEGSNRIIDKELIAKYFSEIKSKYRMLNISDIRDYSTDLFNKLYN